The following proteins come from a genomic window of Rissa tridactyla isolate bRisTri1 chromosome 13, bRisTri1.patW.cur.20221130, whole genome shotgun sequence:
- the HVCN1 gene encoding voltage-gated hydrogen channel 1 → MSRYLKHFTVVGDDPVQWSNDYQKWEEEEEAGENGEKQSDSEMKLAPTRSRVSFQDMMKKLFSSHRFQILVVCLVILDALLVLGELLMDLKIIHPDKYNITPKVFHYLSLSILTIFLVEVGFKVFVYRREFFHHKFEVLDGIVVVVSFILDIVLIFREHEFEAVGLLILLRLWRVARIINGIILSVKTRSEQQVSKLKQANLKLATKVEQLERSCIEKEQEIERLNKILKQHGLLSEQT, encoded by the exons ATGTCCAGGTACCTGAAGCACTTCACGGTGGTGGGCGACGACCCCGTGCAGTGGAGCAACGACTATCaaaaatgggaggaggaggaggaggctggggagaaTGGGGAGAAGCAGTCGGATTCGGAGATGAAGCTGGCACCTACCAGGAGCCGTGTCTCCTTCCAGGACATGATGAAAAAGCTCTTCAGCTCTCACAGGTTTCAG ATTCTGGTTGTCTGCTTGGTCATCCTGGATGCCTTGTTGGTCCTTGGGGAATTGCTTATGGACTTGAAAATCATCCATCCGGACAAATATAACATAACCCCAAAG GTCTTCCACTACCTCTCCCTTTCCATTTTAACCATCTTCCTGGTTGAGGTGGGGTTTAAAGTCTTTGTCTACCGCCGGGAGTTCTTCCACCACAAGTTTGAAGTGCTGGACGGGATCGTCGTCGTCGTGTCGTTCATCCTCGACATCGTCCTCATCTTTCGGGAGCACGAGTTTGAAGCTGTCGGGCTGCTGATCCTGCTGCGGCTGTGGCGTGTGGCCAGGATTATCAACG GAATAATTTTATCGGTAAAGACCCGCTCTGAACAACAAGTGTCCAAGCTAAAGCAAGCAAACCTGAAACTTGCAACAAAGGTCGAACAACTGGAACGCAGCTGCATAGAGAAG GAGCAAGAAATCGAGAGGCTGAACAAGATATTAAAACAGCATGGACTCCTCAGCGAGCAAACGTAG